One genomic region from Vallitalea longa encodes:
- a CDS encoding AraC family transcriptional regulator — protein MKNNYSEQKIKKVHFRKGQNFYINRNLESVKSHYHLHDGIEIAYVVEGTGFHRINDQLIEVTKGDLFIINSHTPHEFCYNKKVKYSPLIIYNCLFKDNFIDDKLNGKNNLSYFRNNYLLKELFPDNHPNEIIRVAEDGNSNIEEIFDKMLREYLTGEPGYVQMLRVYIVELLVIIFRLYKYKEEPKNYVDEKNKNIISRVINYIEINYSCHITLTNMAKTYGYTPDYFSKLFKKTVGISLINYVQKIRIKEACKLLKSPNDYKVIEIANKVGYKDIKFFNYIFKKIVGMTPSKYRKK, from the coding sequence GTGAAAAATAATTATTCGGAACAAAAAATTAAAAAAGTTCATTTTAGAAAAGGACAAAATTTCTATATTAATCGCAATTTAGAATCAGTAAAATCCCATTATCATTTACATGATGGCATTGAAATTGCTTATGTAGTAGAAGGAACAGGTTTCCACAGAATAAATGATCAACTAATTGAAGTGACTAAAGGAGACTTGTTTATTATTAATAGTCATACACCTCATGAATTTTGTTATAACAAAAAGGTAAAATATAGTCCACTAATTATATATAACTGTCTCTTTAAAGATAACTTTATTGATGATAAATTAAATGGTAAAAACAATTTAAGTTATTTTAGGAATAATTATCTATTAAAAGAGCTTTTTCCAGATAATCACCCTAATGAAATTATTAGAGTGGCAGAAGATGGTAATTCAAATATTGAAGAAATATTTGATAAAATGTTAAGAGAATATTTAACAGGTGAACCGGGGTATGTACAAATGCTAAGGGTTTATATTGTTGAATTGTTAGTTATAATATTTCGTTTATATAAATATAAAGAGGAACCTAAAAATTATGTTGATGAGAAAAATAAAAATATAATTTCAAGAGTTATTAACTATATTGAAATTAATTATAGTTGCCATATTACATTAACCAATATGGCTAAAACCTATGGTTATACTCCTGATTATTTTTCAAAATTATTCAAGAAAACGGTTGGTATATCTTTGATAAACTATGTTCAAAAAATAAGAATAAAGGAGGCTTGTAAATTATTAAAAAGTCCAAATGATTATAAAGTAATTGAAATAGCCAATAAAGTAGGCTATAAAGATATTAAATTTTTTAATTATATATTTAAAAAAATAGTTGGTATGACGCCAAGTAAATATAGAAAAAAATAA
- a CDS encoding helix-turn-helix transcriptional regulator, with protein sequence MYEWQKQIQIIVDEIDRCIKNYNGHALTLQFLSRRLGYSEFYTTRKFKEISGMQFRDYLRNRKLAFALKEVRDSEKSLLDIAFDYGYSSHEAFTRAFKGTYGVTPSEYRKKPRPVVLRTKINPFDRYFLGLGEIGMMKSTEDVKIYFVTIPAHKFLHIKNYESNGYWDFWQKQSLIPGQDCETICGLLDSIKGKLDDDGGSESNCGGGQIMAYINDPDGRLCDWGIPRIECYGVRLPFDYKGEVPPQMLMIDVPKAEYIVFEHGPFDYEQENRSVEEKIEKAMATFDFTGTDYCFDTSPGRIIYFYFDSERYFKYIRPVRK encoded by the coding sequence ATGTACGAGTGGCAGAAACAAATTCAAATAATCGTTGATGAAATTGACAGATGTATAAAAAATTATAATGGCCATGCCTTGACACTACAATTTCTTTCTCGCAGGCTGGGTTATTCAGAATTTTATACAACAAGAAAATTCAAAGAAATATCGGGTATGCAATTTAGGGATTATCTACGGAATAGAAAATTAGCCTTTGCTCTAAAAGAAGTTCGGGATAGTGAAAAAAGTCTTTTGGATATTGCTTTTGATTATGGTTATTCATCACATGAAGCTTTTACTAGAGCTTTTAAGGGAACATATGGTGTAACTCCAAGTGAATACCGAAAAAAACCTAGGCCTGTCGTTCTTCGTACAAAAATAAACCCTTTTGACCGCTACTTTTTAGGATTGGGAGAGATTGGGATGATGAAATCTACAGAAGATGTTAAAATTTATTTTGTAACTATACCCGCACACAAATTTTTGCACATTAAAAACTATGAGAGTAATGGGTATTGGGATTTTTGGCAAAAGCAAAGTCTTATACCAGGACAGGACTGCGAAACGATTTGCGGTTTACTCGATAGTATCAAGGGCAAATTGGATGACGATGGTGGAAGCGAATCTAACTGCGGCGGCGGTCAGATTATGGCGTATATTAATGATCCAGACGGTAGACTCTGCGATTGGGGTATTCCACGTATAGAGTGTTATGGTGTACGACTTCCTTTTGATTATAAAGGAGAAGTACCACCACAAATGCTTATGATTGATGTTCCCAAAGCTGAGTATATTGTTTTTGAACATGGACCATTCGATTATGAGCAGGAAAATCGTAGTGTGGAGGAAAAGATTGAAAAGGCAATGGCAACTTTTGATTTTACAGGCACTGATTACTGCTTTGATACTTCCCCAGGTAGAATAATTTATTTTTATTTTGATTCAGAACGATATTTTAAGTATATAAGACCAGTGAGGAAGTAG
- a CDS encoding LacI family DNA-binding transcriptional regulator, which yields MAKITMRDVAKYAGVSVATVSNVLNHNDHKTTEATRNKVFSAVNKLNYKMDMTARTLSKGKSNLIGIFMPQVYENNMPGTILKENPYYSEIISGIEYSARMLGYDILIACIGSAEQAIELTDKRMLDGIAILGGYEEVFWDKVYTLEVPIVTIDSYNHERKGVINVGIDDEFGAYLATKHLLSLGHTNIAIGTAILDYSPVNQQRYKGFISAITQEGIDIKDCLVIEEEVSIKGGINVGYRLIKDHKDVTAIFIVADIMAYGLMKTLHQFGKNVPDDISIIGFDDLSFSNYTIPALTTVRQDIYTKGIEISKLLIGRIEGNMELSDSIVMPVSVVIRETTKQKK from the coding sequence ATGGCAAAGATAACAATGAGAGATGTGGCAAAGTATGCAGGTGTTTCTGTAGCAACAGTCTCCAATGTATTGAACCACAATGATCATAAAACAACAGAAGCAACGAGAAATAAAGTATTTTCAGCTGTCAATAAACTGAATTATAAAATGGATATGACAGCAAGAACTTTGTCAAAAGGGAAATCTAATCTTATTGGGATTTTTATGCCTCAAGTTTACGAGAATAATATGCCTGGCACTATATTAAAAGAGAATCCCTATTATAGTGAAATTATCAGTGGGATAGAATATAGTGCTCGAATGTTGGGTTATGATATTTTGATTGCATGTATTGGTTCTGCGGAACAAGCCATTGAATTAACCGATAAAAGAATGCTAGATGGTATTGCTATACTGGGTGGTTATGAAGAGGTTTTCTGGGATAAAGTCTATACTCTTGAAGTTCCTATTGTAACTATAGACTCTTATAATCATGAAAGGAAAGGGGTAATAAATGTAGGTATCGATGATGAATTTGGGGCATATCTTGCTACAAAACATTTATTATCTCTTGGTCATACTAATATTGCAATAGGTACAGCAATACTTGATTATTCTCCAGTTAATCAACAACGATATAAAGGGTTTATCAGTGCTATAACACAAGAAGGGATAGATATTAAAGACTGTCTTGTCATTGAAGAAGAGGTATCTATTAAAGGTGGAATCAATGTTGGATATCGTCTTATAAAAGACCATAAAGATGTTACAGCCATATTTATTGTAGCAGATATCATGGCTTATGGTTTAATGAAGACTTTACACCAATTCGGTAAGAATGTACCTGATGATATTTCTATTATTGGATTTGATGATTTAAGTTTTTCTAATTATACAATTCCCGCATTGACTACAGTTAGACAAGATATATATACTAAAGGGATAGAAATATCCAAGTTGCTGATAGGACGTATTGAGGGGAATATGGAATTGTCAGATTCAATAGTTATGCCGGTTTCTGTAGTAATTAGGGAAACTACTAAGCAAAAAAAGTAA
- a CDS encoding alpha-L-rhamnosidase has protein sequence MKCIDLKCEYQRNPIGIDVKKPRFSWEIVSKKKNVIQRAYQIQCSNNENFEERYLIWDTGLVSSNQSNQIVYKGVELSAFDRVYWRVMVETNEGASAFSDVAYFEMGFLDTQWLGKWITSDVKFHANEQCPILKKNIVLTDTPTSARMYITSLGMYQSAINNNKVNQDLLAPGWTSYNHHLQYQTYDIKDMLVKGENEIAITLGSGWYMGRIGFKKDGRPENRYGDTVAMLAQIEVKYADGQSQIIATDASWKSDQSAILFSGIYDGEYYDARKESTKNYDELSWVRVYKPENQFDIVGQVTPGVRVIDEISPIELITTPNGDKVLDFGQNMVGGVKVSAQGNKGDRIYLKHGEIMLNNEFYNINMRSAKTEVLYTLKGEGVETFEPHFTFFGFRYVKIEEYPGDIDINQFKGIVISSDIEYNGMFSCSNDKVNKLYENIVWGQKGNFVDVPTDCPQRDERLGWTADTQVFAATACYNAMSVTFYDKWLKDVIFDQLPNGAVPFVVPDVMRNSGTCSAWGDAATIVPYTLYRFYKDQTILERQYDSMKKWVEYIRAQGETETLWNTGFQFNDWLAKDGYGLSTRHGATPKDLIATAMFYYSTTILVKSAQILGYSDDIEEYTDLAERIKQTFNYEFVTESGRVSGETQTAYTLALHFHLLDEKNVKIAAKHLVELVRREEHRITTGFVGTPYIAHVLSKNGYNEDAYRMLLNEECPGWLYQINMGATTIWERWDSLLPDGSINPGTMNSFNHYAYGSIAQWLFEVVLGITPNSGFQTFNIAPKPNRLLSFAKGGINTLYGRIESMWEINEETITVSLAIPCNTTAKVYLPGICEQDLDETVKYEIENNELVITLGSGNYVFTYSSNGLE, from the coding sequence ATGAAATGTATAGATCTTAAATGTGAATACCAAAGAAATCCAATTGGAATTGATGTGAAGAAGCCACGTTTTTCATGGGAGATAGTATCGAAAAAAAAGAATGTTATTCAAAGAGCTTATCAAATACAATGTTCTAATAATGAAAATTTTGAAGAAAGATATTTGATATGGGACACAGGTCTAGTTAGTTCAAATCAATCAAATCAAATTGTTTATAAAGGAGTAGAATTATCAGCTTTTGATCGAGTATATTGGCGTGTAATGGTTGAAACTAATGAGGGTGCATCAGCATTTAGTGATGTAGCATATTTTGAAATGGGATTTTTAGATACCCAGTGGTTGGGTAAATGGATAACATCAGATGTGAAATTTCATGCAAATGAACAATGCCCAATTTTAAAAAAGAATATTGTTCTAACTGATACACCAACGTCAGCAAGAATGTATATAACTTCTTTGGGAATGTATCAATCAGCAATTAATAATAATAAAGTTAACCAAGATCTTTTAGCGCCTGGTTGGACATCATATAACCATCACTTACAATATCAAACATATGATATTAAAGATATGCTTGTAAAAGGTGAAAATGAGATTGCCATTACTCTAGGTAGTGGGTGGTATATGGGAAGAATAGGATTTAAAAAAGATGGAAGACCGGAGAATCGATATGGTGACACAGTTGCTATGTTAGCACAGATTGAAGTAAAGTATGCAGATGGACAGTCACAGATTATTGCTACAGATGCATCATGGAAAAGTGATCAAAGCGCTATTCTTTTCTCAGGAATATACGATGGCGAGTATTATGATGCTAGAAAAGAGAGTACTAAAAACTATGATGAATTATCATGGGTAAGAGTATATAAACCTGAAAATCAATTTGATATAGTAGGGCAAGTAACTCCAGGGGTTCGAGTAATTGATGAAATTTCCCCAATAGAGCTTATTACAACACCTAATGGGGACAAAGTCCTTGATTTTGGTCAAAATATGGTAGGAGGGGTTAAAGTAAGTGCCCAAGGTAATAAAGGAGATAGAATTTACTTAAAGCATGGGGAAATAATGCTCAATAATGAGTTCTATAATATTAATATGCGTAGTGCGAAAACAGAAGTACTATATACATTAAAGGGTGAAGGTGTTGAAACATTTGAACCTCATTTTACTTTTTTTGGCTTTAGATATGTAAAAATAGAAGAATATCCTGGTGATATTGATATTAATCAATTTAAAGGTATAGTTATTAGTTCAGATATTGAATATAATGGCATGTTTTCCTGTTCTAATGACAAGGTAAATAAGTTATATGAAAATATTGTATGGGGACAAAAGGGTAACTTTGTTGATGTTCCAACTGACTGTCCTCAACGAGATGAAAGACTGGGATGGACAGCAGATACTCAGGTATTTGCAGCTACAGCTTGTTATAATGCTATGTCAGTCACATTCTATGATAAGTGGTTAAAAGATGTGATATTTGATCAATTACCCAATGGAGCTGTTCCTTTTGTTGTTCCGGATGTTATGAGAAATTCAGGAACTTGTAGTGCATGGGGAGATGCTGCAACTATAGTTCCTTATACTCTGTATCGTTTTTACAAAGATCAAACAATATTAGAACGACAGTACGATAGCATGAAAAAATGGGTTGAGTACATTAGGGCTCAGGGTGAAACAGAAACCTTATGGAATACAGGGTTCCAATTTAATGATTGGTTAGCAAAAGATGGTTATGGTTTGTCTACCAGACATGGTGCAACACCAAAAGATTTGATTGCGACTGCGATGTTTTATTATTCAACAACTATATTGGTAAAATCAGCTCAGATATTAGGATATTCTGATGATATTGAAGAATATACTGATTTAGCAGAGCGGATTAAACAAACATTTAATTATGAATTTGTCACAGAGTCAGGTAGAGTTTCGGGGGAAACACAAACAGCTTATACTTTGGCGTTACATTTTCATTTGTTAGATGAAAAAAATGTTAAAATAGCAGCAAAGCATTTAGTAGAGTTAGTTAGAAGAGAAGAACACCGTATAACAACAGGATTTGTAGGAACACCTTACATAGCTCATGTATTAAGTAAGAATGGTTATAATGAAGATGCCTATCGTATGTTACTTAATGAAGAATGTCCAGGGTGGCTGTATCAAATAAATATGGGAGCAACTACAATATGGGAAAGATGGGATAGTTTGTTGCCAGATGGATCTATTAATCCTGGTACAATGAACTCATTTAATCATTATGCATATGGTTCTATTGCTCAATGGCTATTTGAAGTTGTTCTAGGTATTACGCCAAACAGTGGATTTCAAACATTTAATATTGCACCAAAACCTAATAGATTATTAAGTTTTGCCAAAGGTGGCATTAATACATTATATGGTCGTATAGAATCAATGTGGGAAATTAATGAAGAAACTATAACTGTGTCATTAGCCATACCATGTAACACAACTGCAAAAGTTTATCTACCAGGAATTTGTGAGCAGGATTTGGATGAGACTGTTAAATATGAAATTGAAAATAATGAGTTAGTGATTACTTTAGGTTCGGGTAATTACGTTTTTACTTATTCAAGTAATGGACTAGAGTAG